In Aedes albopictus strain Foshan chromosome 3, AalbF5, whole genome shotgun sequence, the following are encoded in one genomic region:
- the LOC115261513 gene encoding uncharacterized protein LOC115261513, giving the protein MIIIYHLMTFINRLIQGGKELYDFDRANAPAPHPRTVQRYLQQNSELVREGQLLVGELKNFLQRNGYPMAVCWSEDATRISGGVEYNSILDQLTGLVAPMDDNGMPKMDLFNCSSPLKIVNDLKQYPIARYVQLCMVQPLARHASPFCVNFYCTNNKFTTQDVLKRWQFVEQEFTKEGIQIVAKSTDGDSRFIGGMMEQMKLPPETDSESRPDNAYGDWYIATVKDSKICVQDTTHLVNKFRTRLMKTDQQLQIGTMRISNQHLMELIQCVSKDQHGLTITDLNENDKMKFRPVEKITKDSVIELLRQHVPLSGGTVQFLTMMSEIMSSYMSSDMAPLQRVYNIWKVLLIVRAWRNWCYAKHGNLQKCITTNAYWGLEINAHALISYIDLCRRENIQFLVDHLHSQTCEAAFRDTRSLTSTASTVVNFTIQGFESRLNRIQMKRDIMARQQASLNFPRSKSESVDESPTVLPNEDDISRTVEEAMRAASEILIGLGVEESNLSFEHTIRRKCQLPGENSTFQYVDVPDEHVHENPESLYSDKCPSFQFVDVPEIAEDDEDNVVEASEVFANVGRELHLKDAVSYKNTFKIRNRNGRIVSVKKRTFLWMLTSDLVKCSTDRVHRFKDGDVISKSGQPRSLNGVCENVSLGEFLLVRSNGQINVVKVYGFKFLKGKNQSCSLTTVPLVAPSGVNPRGIGIIGNFFDLVEYGNDIVLELSNVEQVDIEYYLSHLKKPSIESMILYYSSDTAEYIQSLK; this is encoded by the exons ATGATAATAATCTATCATTTAATGACATTCATCAACAGGCTAATCCAAGGCGGCAAGGAATTGTACGATTTTGACCGAGCAAACGCACCGGCTCCACACCCGCGCACAGTTCAAAGGTATCTGCAACAGAACTCCGAACTGGTTCGTGAGGGGCAGCTATTGGTGGGGGAGCTGAAAAACTTCCTTCAAAGAAATGGATATCCAATGGCGGTGTGTTGGAGCGAAGACGCCACCCGCATTAGTGGTGGGGTGGAGTACAACTCTATTCTGGATCAACTCACTGGACTGGTTGCACCGATGGATGACAATGGAATGCCGAAAATGGATCTGTTCAACTGCTCATCCCCTCTGAAAATCGTGAATGATTTGAAACAGTACCCAATCGCGCGCTACGTGCAGCTATGCATGGTCCAACCTTTGGCCCGGCATGCTTCTCCGTTCTGCGTGAATTTTTACTGTACAAATAACAAGTTCACAACACAAGATGTATTAAAGCGATGGCAGTTTGTGGAACAGGAGTTTACTAAAGAGGGCATACAAATAGTTGCAAAGTCCACAGATGGAGACAGCCGGTTTATTGGTGGGATGATGGAGCAAATGAAACTTCCCCCAGAAACCGATTCAGAAAGCAGACCAGATAATGCGTATGGTGATTGGTACATTGCGACCGTCAAAGACAGTAAAAtatgtgtacaagacacaacacACCTGGTTAATAAATTTCGAACACGTTTAATGAAAACGGACCAGCAGCTACAAATAG GTACCATGCGAATTTCCAATCAACACCTAATGGAACTGATACAGTGTGTCTCGAAAGACCAACATGGCTTGACCATAACCGATTTGAACGAGAACGATAAAATGAAATTTCGGCCAGTGGAGAAAATTACGAAGGATTCTGTCATTGAACTCTTGCGTCAGCACGTTCCTTTATCTGGCGGAACCGTGCAGTTTCTGACAATGATGTCCGAGATAATGTCTTCGTACATGAGTTCGGATATGGCGCCGTTACAAAGAGTATATAATATTTG GAAAGTACTGCTTATTGTTCGCGCCTGGCGAAATTGGTGCTATGCCAAACATGGAAATTTGCAGAAATGCATAACCACAAATGCATATTGGGGGCTTGAAATTAATGCTCACGCATTAATTAGCTACATAGATCTCTGTCGAAGAGAGAACATCCAGTTTCTGGTAGACCACCTACACAGTCAAACGTGTGAGGCAGCCTTCAGGGATACACGATCATTGACATCGACCGCATCAACCGTGGTAAATTTCACTATACAAGGATTTGAATCCCGTTTGAACCGAATTCAAATGAAAAGGGACATCATGGCTAGACAGCAGGCCTCACTGAATTTCCCTCGGTCAAAAAGCGAATCAGTTGACGAGTCACCAACCGTTCTACCTAATGAAGACGATATTTCACGCACCGTCGAAGAAGCTATGAGAGCGGCGTCAGAAATACTGATCGGTTTGGGAGTTGAGGAATCGAATCTATCATTCGAGCACACAATTCGTCGAAAATGCCAACTACCAGGTGAAAACTCAACATTCCAGTATGTCGATGTTCCAGACGAGCACGTACATGAGAATCCAGAATCACTATATTCCGACAAATGTCCCTCATTTCAATTTGTTGATGTGCCTGAAATTGCGGAGGATGACGAGGACAATGTCGTTGAAGCGTCCGAGGTGTTTGCAAATGTCGGAAGAGAACTCCATCTGAAGGATGCAGTATCCTACAAAAACACTTTCAAAATTAGGAACCGCAACGGCAGAATTGTAAGTGTGAAAAAGAGAACCTTTTTGTGGATGCTAACGTCAGATTTAGTCAAATGTTCCACTGATCGAGTGCATCGATTCAAAGACGGAGATGTTATTTCCAAATCCGGACAGCCACGATCGCTCAACGGAGTCTGTGAGAACGTGTCATTGGGCGAATTCCTCTTGGTGCGCAGCAATGGCCAGATCAATGTCGTCAAAGTGTACGGGTTCAAATTCCTGAAAGGTAAAAATCAGTCCTGCTCACTCACTACGGTTCCTTTGGTAGCCCCTTCTGGAGTGAACCCCAGAGGAATAGGAATCATAGGTAATTTTTTTGATCTTGTTGAGTATGGTAATGATATTGTGTTGGAGCTCTCAAATGTGGAGCAAGTCGACATTGAGTATTACTTATCCCATTTGAAGAAACCTTCAATAGAATCGATGATTTTATATTACTCGAGCGATACTGCAGAATACATACAAAGTCTAAAATAA